The Mucilaginibacter terrae region ACCATAACCGGCAGAAATGTAATCAATTAATTTATTCGCTAAATGAGGGCAGCCTTCATGATAGATTTAAAGAAGGCGACCAGCCCGGTGATATGGATTACCCGGTTTTAGAAATTATACTCTATAATTTACGCCATACACAACATCACACTGCACAATTAAATATATTATTGAGGCAGGATTTAGATAAACATATGGAATGGTCATTTAGGGCAGGCGATTTAAAAACAAACTATAAGGATTAACTTTACTAATTAAACAACAATGGCCACTCTTTTAGAGTAGCCATTGTTAATCATGATTTTTGCCAATTATAGCAGCGTATGATGTTTAGGTTGCTATGAGATATTTATTTTGAAAAATTCACTACTTCCCAATACGCCTTTTTAGGTTGCAGATCGGCATCAAATAACAGCGGATAGTTTTTGCGTCCCCTGCCATTAAGCCAGGTGTAACGGTCAGATACATTCCAAAAAGTTACCCCGGTAATTTGCTTGCGGTACTGGCGAAACACGTCAAATATCATTTTATATTTTTCCATTTGCTGCTGTTCCATCTCAGGTGTAAATGTTGAATTAGCAACCTGCTCCTGGCCTTGAATTAGCTGTCCACCCTGTCTTCCTGCATAAACAGAGATATCCATCTCGGTAAACTGCACCTGCAAGCCCAAAGCCGAAAATTCTTTGATCGATTTTTCGAGTTCCTCACGGCTTGGGGTTGATACAGACCAGTGTGCCTGCAAACCCACCCCATGTATAGGTACTTTCTTGGCTAAAAGGCTTTTTAGCAATTTTAATATTTTATCACGTTTTGCTGGAATTTCAGTGTTATAATCGTTGTAGAAAAGTACAGCTTTAGGATCGGCTTCGTGCGCATATTCAAATGCTTTGGCAATAAAGTCCTCGCCGCATATCTGGTACCATTTTGATTTACGCAGGTAAGTTGAATCATCGGCAATAGCCTCATTAACTACATCCCAAGCATATATTTTGCCTTTGTAACGGGTAACTACCTCATGTATGTGATCGTGCAAACGTTTTAGTAATACTTCTTTACTAACATCTTTACCGGCAGTATCAACAAAAAGCCAGCGAGGGGTTTGTGCATGCCAGCATAAGGTATGCCCACGAACTTTTAAATTGTTGCGCTGTGCAAATGCAACTATACTATCCGCATCGTTCCAAAAAAAGCGATTCTCCTGCGGATGAATAGGCCCTATCTTCATCGCATTTTCGGGCGTTATGCTGGCAAATTCTTTTTGAATAAGGCCCGCCTCTTCACTTTTCAATTCCCGTGGCGTTACAGCAACACCTATTGGGAAATACTTTTTGTAAACATCTTTTAAGCCTTTTTCGCGCTCCTGAAATTTAATAGTTAGGGCTGTGGTTATTAAAGTTGTTATAGCCGCAATAGCGAGCAAGCTTTTTTGAGCAATTTTACTCATTATTTAAAATTGTTAAAATGGTTAAGCGGTGTGGTTTAGAATAATTAAAAAACAACTGATGATATTGGTTTATTAGTTCATCATCATAAACTGAACGAGGGCAAAATTATACTGTGCAACTACCCTAACAGTGTACAATTGTTTAAAATGCTGTTAAATATGTATGCATTTGTGTTGTAAAATACGCTATCTTCTATTGATGGTTAGTTTTTGCCCCTTATATGCAACCGTCTTAGGTTTATTTAGCCCTGATGAATTTTTATCATCTATCCAAACCACATTAAAAACATATTGAATTGGCGCACCATTATAACTTCCTTTCGCTTTATCAATTGTTAGGCTTTGGTTTCTCTCGTTCCAATGCAATCCTATTTGCCTGGATTTTCCTTTTTCATAATTGTAATTATCACCTTCATCATTATACAGGGTAAAGTTTCCATAAGCTCCGGTATAAATTCTTATTTCCAAAGTATCGGCCGGGGTTTGTGAGGCATACTGAATAACTTTTCCCATTGGTATTATTGAGCCCGATTTAACAAATAGCGGTATTTTATCTTGTGGTGAGGCAGCTACTACAGTTTGCCCACCTGGGTATGCTTTGCCGGTCCAAAAGTCAAACCATTTATAATCTTTAGGTAAATAAACGCTCCGCTCTTTTATGCCCGGCTCGGTAACAGGCGCCACAAGGAACGACCTCCCGAACATATATTCATAAGCCTGCCCCACCGCTGTTTGATCATTTTTAAAGTCCATTACCAACGGGCGCATTAATGTAGAACCGCTACTGGACACCTGCCAGCCCTCTGAATATATGTATGGTAATAAGCGGTAACGCAGGTTAAGCATAGTGCGCATGTTGGCTTCTACCTGTTCGCCGTATTTCCAGGGCTCGGTTTCAGTTTGATAACCGTGAATACGGAATATCGGATTAAACGCTCCCCACTGAAACCAACGGGTGAGTATATCGTGATATTTAGGATCGCTATACTGCGAAGCCCCCGGCCTGAAAAAACCGCCTATATCAGTAGTCCAATAAGGCATACCGGTTAGGGCATAGTTTAAGCCTGCAACTATTTGACGCTTATAAGTATCCCAGTCCCAACCAATATCGCCCGACCAGTTAATGGTGCCATAACGTTGCTGCCCCGGGTAGGCCGAACGCGTTAAAATTGCTACCCGTTTATTAGAATCGGTTGCCCGCTGACCATTGTATATAGCCTTGCTTACCAATAACGGATAAGTTAGCCTGTAAAAATCACCTAAACCATAATATGTTTTTTTACCGGCAAGCGCATCATTTTCAGGTTCGGTGGCATCCATCCACCATGAATCTACTCCATACTTAAATAAGTTTTCATTCAACGCGTTCCAATGCGTTTTACCGGTTTCGGGGTTAAAAATATCTATCCAAGGGCTATTAGGGATGTATAAGTTTTTATCTATATAAGGTTTAGCCACTTCCGAACGCTTATCCAGATTTTCCCATACCGATAGCGAAAAATGGGCGTTAAGATCGTGGAGCTTCTTAATAAATTTTTCTGGCTCAGGATAATGTGTTTCATCAAACTTAGGAACGCCCCAGCCATACTTGCCCCAGTATTGCCAATCTTGCACAATTACATCAACGGGTAGTTTTCGTCTTCTAAA contains the following coding sequences:
- a CDS encoding endo-1,4-beta-xylanase; the encoded protein is MSKIAQKSLLAIAAITTLITTALTIKFQEREKGLKDVYKKYFPIGVAVTPRELKSEEAGLIQKEFASITPENAMKIGPIHPQENRFFWNDADSIVAFAQRNNLKVRGHTLCWHAQTPRWLFVDTAGKDVSKEVLLKRLHDHIHEVVTRYKGKIYAWDVVNEAIADDSTYLRKSKWYQICGEDFIAKAFEYAHEADPKAVLFYNDYNTEIPAKRDKILKLLKSLLAKKVPIHGVGLQAHWSVSTPSREELEKSIKEFSALGLQVQFTEMDISVYAGRQGGQLIQGQEQVANSTFTPEMEQQQMEKYKMIFDVFRQYRKQITGVTFWNVSDRYTWLNGRGRKNYPLLFDADLQPKKAYWEVVNFSK
- a CDS encoding glycoside hydrolase family 31 protein — encoded protein: MKIKLLLFFLIFPLFTNAQSYKAHMVFKDRLEINVGNGKLSIIPMLDKAIRIQWIKTRVEERELVFVNKPSVPYFKVKETPAQISLSTIAVTVTFNKATGKIAYSDKNGKTFLSEMPGSRKLDTSSIHGEACYIAEQSFDSPANEYLFGLGQFQDGQYNLKNISRKLIQVNSQISIPFLYSSRGFGILWHQYGLTEFNPADQVITLTKKDSASADKKEADVTTTSGTRRISQRQSLYTGKFTVKHDGEYSFMLDLGDMDNRHLVIIDDVPQIDQSNQWLPPAVGKLIKLKAGEHSVQVVCKATNTPKLSFKKAGNQTTFSSPNAQNLDYVVFYGSSADEVIKSYRNLSGNVPMLPKWAYGFWQCRERYTSGEHLVNTIEEFRRRKLPVDVIVQDWQYWGKYGWGVPKFDETHYPEPEKFIKKLHDLNAHFSLSVWENLDKRSEVAKPYIDKNLYIPNSPWIDIFNPETGKTHWNALNENLFKYGVDSWWMDATEPENDALAGKKTYYGLGDFYRLTYPLLVSKAIYNGQRATDSNKRVAILTRSAYPGQQRYGTINWSGDIGWDWDTYKRQIVAGLNYALTGMPYWTTDIGGFFRPGASQYSDPKYHDILTRWFQWGAFNPIFRIHGYQTETEPWKYGEQVEANMRTMLNLRYRLLPYIYSEGWQVSSSGSTLMRPLVMDFKNDQTAVGQAYEYMFGRSFLVAPVTEPGIKERSVYLPKDYKWFDFWTGKAYPGGQTVVAASPQDKIPLFVKSGSIIPMGKVIQYASQTPADTLEIRIYTGAYGNFTLYNDEGDNYNYEKGKSRQIGLHWNERNQSLTIDKAKGSYNGAPIQYVFNVVWIDDKNSSGLNKPKTVAYKGQKLTINRR